From Staphylococcus delphini, one genomic window encodes:
- a CDS encoding FecCD family ABC transporter permease codes for MKNNVMKGFMSISAWSLLLMVVCAYSLFSRLEWHTPLTATLIMEVRLPRTLLALFAGMGLTIAGQMFQIILNNPLADSFTLGLANGATVGAALAVLLGLPFVWIAPLAMVLGMLSLVVVMTVAYTISRGYPTRALILAGILIGSLLNAVLFLLVQFHPQRLQNIVAYMFGGFGAAEYREAVVVMSVFIIITLLLIMLVPKIKLLQMNTLSSAALGLHVERLSVTVLILATMISTVIIGFVGVIGFIGMVIPQFVHRLSRGTLPFKMVLNVLIGGTAMVLADVLGAQLLDPIQLPASVVLAILGIPLMFYLMIVERP; via the coding sequence ATGAAAAATAACGTAATGAAGGGCTTCATGAGCATCAGTGCATGGAGCCTTCTTTTAATGGTTGTTTGTGCATACAGTTTATTCAGTCGATTAGAATGGCACACGCCTTTAACAGCGACACTGATTATGGAGGTGCGTCTTCCTAGAACATTGCTCGCCTTGTTTGCAGGCATGGGGCTCACTATAGCAGGGCAAATGTTTCAAATTATCTTGAACAACCCACTTGCAGATAGCTTCACACTTGGACTGGCAAACGGTGCAACAGTGGGGGCGGCACTTGCTGTATTACTCGGCTTACCTTTTGTATGGATTGCGCCTTTAGCGATGGTGTTGGGCATGCTCTCATTAGTCGTGGTGATGACTGTCGCTTATACTATTTCGAGAGGCTATCCAACGCGCGCGCTCATTCTAGCTGGGATACTCATCGGTTCGTTGTTGAATGCAGTGCTGTTTTTACTCGTCCAATTCCATCCGCAAAGACTCCAAAATATTGTGGCGTATATGTTCGGTGGGTTTGGGGCTGCGGAATATCGGGAAGCGGTCGTGGTGATGAGCGTCTTTATCATTATCACATTGCTCCTTATCATGTTAGTTCCAAAAATTAAATTACTGCAAATGAACACGCTCTCGAGTGCTGCATTAGGGCTTCATGTCGAGCGCTTATCGGTGACTGTATTAATATTAGCGACCATGATATCGACAGTCATTATCGGCTTTGTAGGTGTGATTGGCTTTATCGGCATGGTCATTCCGCAATTTGTGCATCGTTTGAGCCGAGGGACATTACCTTTTAAAATGGTTTTAAATGTTTTAATCGGCGGGACAGCGATGGTGCTAGCAGATGTTTTAGGTGCGCAACTGCTTGACCCGATTCAACTGCCCGCAAGTGTCGTTTTAGCAATTTTAGGCATTCCACTGATGTTTTATCTCATGATAGTTGAACGACCTTAA
- a CDS encoding ABC transporter substrate-binding protein, which translates to MKLKWFAPVIVMVVFMLAGCNFNTNQSKETGKSSDKGPERIISLMPSNTEILYELGLGDKVVGVSTVDDYPKAVKEKQQFDAMQLNKEALIKAQPDLILAHESQKASQGKVLDSLEESGIHVAYVKDAHSINEMYETFNQIGKLTGTEQQAEKLVKETKHNIQQVIETIPKHKKAPHVFIEIASEPEIYTAGKGTFMNDMLKQLHAHNVFDDTEGWPKVSKEQIIKKNPDVMIATSGVSTDDYRKAVEQRGGFDKVQAVKDDRVVALNDDMLSRPGPRLDDAMKMLRDAVYEK; encoded by the coding sequence ATGAAATTAAAATGGTTCGCACCTGTGATTGTCATGGTTGTCTTCATGCTCGCGGGTTGTAACTTCAATACAAATCAGTCGAAGGAGACAGGCAAATCTTCAGATAAAGGTCCGGAACGTATCATTTCGTTAATGCCAAGTAATACAGAGATTTTATATGAACTCGGACTAGGTGATAAGGTGGTAGGTGTTTCTACGGTAGATGATTATCCGAAAGCAGTGAAAGAGAAGCAACAATTTGACGCAATGCAACTTAATAAGGAAGCTTTGATTAAAGCGCAACCGGATTTGATTTTAGCGCATGAATCACAAAAAGCATCTCAAGGTAAAGTGTTGGATAGTTTAGAAGAAAGTGGCATTCATGTTGCTTACGTCAAAGATGCGCACTCGATTAATGAAATGTATGAAACGTTTAATCAAATTGGAAAGCTCACAGGAACTGAACAACAAGCAGAAAAATTAGTGAAAGAAACGAAACATAACATTCAACAGGTGATCGAGACGATTCCGAAGCACAAAAAAGCACCTCACGTGTTTATTGAAATTGCATCCGAACCAGAAATATATACAGCGGGTAAAGGGACATTTATGAATGACATGTTAAAGCAACTCCATGCTCACAATGTGTTTGATGATACGGAAGGTTGGCCGAAAGTGTCTAAAGAACAAATCATTAAGAAAAATCCAGATGTGATGATCGCGACTTCGGGTGTCTCGACAGATGATTATCGTAAGGCTGTAGAACAACGGGGCGGTTTCGACAAAGTTCAAGCAGTGAAAGATGACCGTGTTGTCGCTTTAAATGATGACATGTTATCACGACCCGGACCGCGTTTAGATGATGCGATGAAAATGTTGAGAGATGCTGTGTATGAAAAATAA
- the efeO gene encoding iron uptake system protein EfeO, with amino-acid sequence MKKLTTVLLASSLLFAACGNQDNSDKSMEQSSKDNTENKAALEKSTQEYKKFTDKELDQFLTGTESFVEAIKNDDMEKAKSLYAKVRMHYERSEPVAESFGDLDPKIDARLADLKEEKKENEWTGYHKIEKALYEDQMITDTTKKDADQLLKDAKELRAKADTLEITPKLMLQGSVDLLNEISTSKITGEEEIYSHTDLYDFKANIEGAEKIYELFKPTLDKKDKALSEKIKAKFDKVNGLLDQYKKGDGYILYTELTDAQKKELSNAVNELGEPLSQMAVVTE; translated from the coding sequence ATGAAAAAGTTGACTACGGTATTATTAGCATCATCACTGCTGTTCGCTGCATGTGGCAATCAAGATAATAGTGACAAATCAATGGAACAATCATCTAAAGACAATACAGAAAATAAAGCAGCGTTAGAAAAATCAACACAAGAATATAAAAAATTTACAGATAAAGAGTTAGACCAATTCCTCACTGGGACGGAATCATTTGTTGAAGCGATTAAAAACGATGATATGGAAAAAGCGAAATCATTGTATGCGAAAGTTCGTATGCATTATGAACGTTCTGAGCCTGTCGCTGAATCATTTGGCGATTTAGACCCTAAAATTGATGCGCGTTTAGCTGACTTAAAAGAAGAGAAAAAGGAAAACGAATGGACGGGCTATCATAAAATCGAAAAAGCGTTATATGAAGATCAAATGATTACCGACACAACGAAAAAAGATGCCGATCAATTGTTAAAAGACGCGAAAGAATTACGTGCTAAAGCCGACACATTGGAAATTACACCAAAATTAATGCTTCAAGGTTCTGTTGATTTATTGAATGAAATTTCAACTTCTAAAATTACGGGTGAAGAGGAAATTTATTCTCACACAGATTTATATGACTTCAAAGCGAACATTGAAGGTGCCGAAAAAATTTATGAACTCTTTAAGCCTACTTTAGATAAAAAAGATAAAGCTTTAAGCGAAAAAATTAAAGCAAAATTTGATAAAGTGAACGGCTTATTGGATCAATATAAAAAAGGCGACGGTTATATTTTATATACTGAATTAACAGACGCTCAGAAAAAAGAACTTTCAAACGCAGTCAATGAGCTTGGTGAACCGTTGAGCCAAATGGCAGTGGTTACAGAATGA
- the efeB gene encoding iron uptake transporter deferrochelatase/peroxidase subunit: MTQQHNHNETTYSRRSFLKMLGIGGAGVAIGASGVGSLFSFKSMFDTPEEEADQAYQFYGKVQPGITTPTQKNINLAVLDLKSKDKSAIQQMFKTWTERTVKMMHGDAIGKTTSNTLLPPVDTGEAMGLDANKLTITFGVSKSFLQKLGLNNKVPRSFKDLPHFPNDQLDKDITGGDIFIQACADDPQVAFHAIHNLIRPYLDVVQVKWSETGFISSKGKETPRNLMAFKDGTQNPRDTKAYKNYVFIDDGWATYGTYCVLRKIQIHIETWDRTALEEQEATFGRHRASGAPLGKKDEFDEMDLTAKDAQGEYVIPKDAHARLAKEANTEILRRSYNYMRGTNDKTGNYDAGLLFISFQKHPQQFIDIQNSLGAVDKLNEYITHKGSGLFLILPGVKKGGYLGESLFS, from the coding sequence ATGACACAACAACACAACCATAACGAAACGACTTATTCAAGACGTTCATTCCTTAAAATGTTAGGGATTGGCGGTGCGGGCGTTGCGATTGGTGCGAGTGGTGTGGGCAGCCTTTTTTCATTTAAATCGATGTTTGACACACCTGAAGAGGAAGCCGATCAAGCGTACCAATTTTACGGTAAAGTCCAGCCAGGCATTACGACGCCGACACAAAAAAACATTAATTTAGCGGTATTAGACTTAAAAAGTAAAGATAAATCTGCAATTCAACAAATGTTTAAAACTTGGACTGAGCGCACAGTCAAAATGATGCACGGGGATGCGATTGGAAAAACGACGAGCAACACGCTCCTCCCCCCTGTTGATACGGGTGAAGCGATGGGTCTCGATGCGAACAAATTGACGATTACTTTTGGGGTGAGTAAATCCTTTTTACAAAAATTAGGGCTGAACAACAAAGTACCCCGTTCATTTAAAGATTTACCGCACTTTCCAAATGATCAGTTAGATAAAGACATTACAGGTGGCGATATTTTCATTCAAGCTTGTGCGGATGACCCACAAGTCGCTTTCCATGCCATTCATAACTTAATCCGTCCGTATCTTGATGTCGTTCAAGTGAAATGGTCAGAAACAGGCTTTATTTCAAGTAAAGGGAAAGAAACGCCGCGTAATTTAATGGCTTTTAAAGACGGCACACAAAATCCGCGTGATACGAAAGCTTACAAAAACTATGTGTTTATCGATGACGGTTGGGCGACGTACGGCACATATTGTGTACTTAGAAAAATTCAAATTCATATTGAAACTTGGGATCGTACTGCTTTAGAAGAACAAGAAGCGACTTTCGGACGTCATCGTGCTTCAGGTGCCCCTTTAGGTAAAAAAGATGAATTTGATGAGATGGATTTAACCGCGAAAGATGCACAAGGTGAGTATGTCATTCCGAAAGATGCGCATGCACGTTTAGCCAAAGAAGCGAATACTGAAATTTTGCGTCGTTCGTACAATTATATGCGTGGTACGAACGATAAAACCGGAAACTATGATGCAGGGCTACTGTTTATTTCATTCCAGAAGCATCCACAACAGTTTATTGATATTCAAAACAGTTTAGGCGCCGTAGATAAATTAAATGAATATATTACACATAAAGGGTCTGGCTTGTTTTTAATTCTCCCAGGCGTTAAAAAGGGAGGTTACTTAGGTGAATCGCTATTTAGTTAA